The Rhodococcus triatomae genome includes a window with the following:
- a CDS encoding cupin domain-containing protein, with product MEKMSLTALARQQLKLAATSSSGRSSQTVYGGHQRSLRQTVVALSAGKKMAEHDSPGEATLYILSGKLLLIAGEDSWKGSTGDILFVPPARHGVEALEDVAFLLTVAM from the coding sequence ATGGAGAAGATGTCCCTGACCGCTCTGGCCCGACAACAGCTCAAGTTGGCGGCGACGTCGTCGAGTGGACGCAGTTCCCAGACCGTGTACGGCGGTCACCAGCGCAGTCTGCGGCAGACGGTGGTGGCGCTCTCGGCCGGCAAGAAGATGGCCGAGCACGACAGCCCCGGCGAGGCCACCCTGTACATCCTCAGCGGAAAACTCCTGTTGATCGCCGGCGAGGATTCCTGGAAGGGATCGACCGGCGACATCCTGTTCGTCCCGCCCGCGCGGCACGGCGTCGAGGCACTCGAGGACGTGGCGTTCCTGCTCACCGTCGCCATGTGA
- a CDS encoding flavodoxin family protein, which produces MYINCTLKRSPEPSNTQALIDRSIAVMERNGVSVDSIRAVDYDIATGVRPDMTEYGWDRDDWPALLERVLAADILVLGGPIWLGDNSSVMRRVIERLYGYSGVLNDKGQYAYYGRVGGALFTGNEDGVKHCAMSTLYSLQHIGYSIPPQADAGWIGEAGPGPSYLDEGSGGPENDFVNRNTTFLTYNLLHLASILRASGGFPAYGNQRSEWDAGCHFGYENPEYR; this is translated from the coding sequence ATGTACATCAACTGCACGCTGAAGCGGTCTCCGGAACCGAGCAACACGCAGGCGCTGATCGACCGGAGTATCGCGGTGATGGAGCGCAACGGGGTCTCGGTGGACTCGATTCGCGCGGTCGACTACGACATCGCGACCGGTGTCCGTCCGGACATGACCGAGTACGGGTGGGATCGCGACGACTGGCCGGCCCTTCTCGAGCGCGTCCTGGCCGCCGACATCCTGGTGCTCGGGGGCCCGATCTGGCTGGGCGACAACAGTTCTGTCATGCGCCGTGTGATCGAGCGCCTGTACGGATACTCCGGAGTGCTCAACGACAAGGGACAGTACGCGTACTACGGGCGCGTCGGCGGCGCTCTCTTCACCGGCAACGAGGACGGCGTCAAGCACTGTGCGATGAGCACCCTGTACAGCCTCCAGCACATCGGGTACTCGATTCCACCGCAGGCGGACGCCGGATGGATCGGCGAGGCCGGACCCGGACCGTCGTACCTGGACGAGGGCTCCGGCGGGCCGGAGAACGACTTCGTGAACCGGAACACGACTTTCCTCACCTACAACCTGCTGCATCTCGCGTCCATCCTGCGCGCCTCGGGCGGATTCCCCGCATACGGAAACCAGCGGTCCGAGTGGGACGCCGGCTGTCACTTCGGTTACGAGAACCCCGAATACCGGTGA
- a CDS encoding dihydrofolate reductase, giving the protein MTTQRQISLVWAQARDGVIGKDNTIPWRIPEDVAHFKETTRGLPVVMGRRTWESLPPRFRPLPGRRNIVVTSSPEPIPGADTASSVESALALVDDDVCVMGGAQIYSTAMPFATHLVVTHIDLEVDGDTFAPPVDERWSPVTDTGWLESTEGGTRYRIVRYERA; this is encoded by the coding sequence GTGACGACGCAGCGGCAGATCAGCCTGGTCTGGGCGCAGGCCCGCGACGGCGTGATCGGCAAGGACAACACGATTCCGTGGCGGATTCCCGAGGACGTCGCCCACTTCAAGGAGACCACCCGGGGGCTGCCGGTGGTGATGGGCCGACGCACCTGGGAGTCGCTGCCGCCGCGGTTCCGTCCGCTGCCCGGCCGTCGGAACATCGTCGTGACGTCGAGCCCCGAACCGATCCCCGGTGCCGACACGGCGAGTTCGGTGGAGAGCGCCCTCGCACTCGTCGACGACGACGTCTGCGTCATGGGTGGAGCCCAGATATATTCGACAGCAATGCCTTTTGCCACGCACCTCGTGGTGACCCACATCGATCTCGAGGTCGACGGCGATACCTTCGCACCCCCGGTGGACGAACGCTGGTCACCGGTCACGGACACCGGCTGGCTCGAATCCACGGAGGGCGGGACCCGCTACCGGATCGTCCGGTACGAGCGCGCCTGA
- a CDS encoding sensor histidine kinase, with translation MVQSPSEDPRDALGGTREDLLELVATRESMRRLLAAVLLVGSGLELDSTLQRIVQSATSLLNCRYGALGVRASAGGLSEFVYEGITPEDRALMDHLPEGRGVLGLLIDHPQTVRLENLADHPASVGFPPNHPPMRSFLGVPIMLRGKVFGSIYLTEKRGGGTFTEEDEVILQALATAAGVSIENAALFEESRTRERWLAATAAITSRLLAGGSLDETLRTLTDQVSALSVVDDVYIAVSDTDDVVAVRAHAARVPLTEPLRFSWSQTPFDDLKRTRQPLLDAAVEHVPGLPGPHGRIGIFPLATTSGVTGAMVVTADRADAWDPEEVARLGSAADLAAVAVEFADQQARQRLLSVLADRDRIARDLHDNVIQRLFATGMSLQSTLAVDGVPDRVHSTVTDAVEQLDRTVREIRTTIFDLQTTGAASATSLRRRLLDAIGDLTAQSPVVPDVRFTGAIDTLVPARVHAHAEAVLREALSNALRHARARTIDVAVTADENFTMAISDDGIGITEPGRRSGLDNMHRRAEHCGGVCAVTAGPAGGTTVTWTVPLH, from the coding sequence ATGGTTCAGTCACCGTCCGAGGACCCTCGGGATGCGCTCGGCGGTACGCGTGAAGACCTGCTGGAACTGGTGGCCACCAGGGAGAGCATGCGGCGACTGCTCGCGGCCGTCCTGCTCGTCGGCTCCGGACTCGAGCTCGATTCCACACTCCAGCGAATCGTGCAGTCCGCCACGTCCCTGTTGAACTGTCGGTACGGCGCGCTCGGGGTGCGGGCATCGGCCGGAGGCCTGTCCGAGTTCGTGTACGAGGGCATCACCCCCGAGGACCGCGCGCTCATGGACCACCTCCCGGAGGGCCGGGGCGTACTGGGCCTGCTCATCGACCACCCGCAGACGGTACGGCTCGAGAACCTCGCCGACCATCCCGCGTCCGTGGGCTTCCCACCGAACCACCCTCCGATGCGGAGTTTCCTCGGCGTCCCGATCATGCTGCGGGGGAAAGTCTTCGGCAGTATCTATCTCACCGAGAAGCGCGGGGGCGGCACCTTCACCGAGGAAGACGAGGTGATCCTCCAGGCCCTGGCGACCGCGGCCGGTGTGTCGATCGAGAACGCCGCGCTGTTCGAGGAATCACGCACCCGTGAGCGATGGCTCGCCGCCACCGCCGCGATCACCTCACGACTACTGGCCGGCGGTTCGCTCGACGAGACCCTCCGGACGCTCACCGACCAGGTCAGTGCGCTGTCCGTCGTCGACGACGTGTACATCGCGGTGTCGGACACCGACGACGTCGTCGCGGTGCGGGCGCACGCGGCGCGGGTACCTCTCACCGAGCCGCTGCGGTTCTCGTGGTCACAGACACCGTTCGACGATCTCAAGCGCACCCGGCAGCCGTTGCTCGACGCGGCGGTGGAGCACGTTCCGGGGCTGCCGGGACCCCACGGCAGGATCGGCATCTTCCCGCTCGCGACCACGTCCGGCGTCACCGGCGCAATGGTGGTGACAGCGGACCGCGCCGACGCCTGGGATCCGGAGGAGGTGGCGCGGCTCGGTTCTGCCGCGGACCTGGCGGCGGTCGCCGTCGAGTTCGCCGACCAGCAGGCCAGGCAGCGGTTGCTGTCCGTCCTCGCCGACCGTGACCGGATCGCTCGGGATCTGCACGACAACGTGATTCAGCGATTGTTCGCTACCGGGATGAGCCTGCAGAGCACGTTGGCGGTGGACGGCGTGCCGGACCGGGTGCACTCGACCGTCACCGACGCGGTGGAGCAGCTCGACCGCACGGTGCGGGAGATCCGCACGACCATCTTCGACCTGCAGACCACCGGGGCCGCCTCCGCCACCAGTCTGCGTCGCCGCCTGCTCGATGCCATCGGGGATCTCACCGCCCAGTCGCCGGTGGTGCCCGACGTGCGGTTCACCGGGGCCATCGACACCCTCGTCCCGGCCCGTGTGCACGCGCACGCGGAGGCGGTGCTGCGGGAGGCACTGAGCAACGCGCTGCGGCATGCCCGGGCCCGCACCATCGACGTCGCGGTCACCGCGGACGAGAACTTCACCATGGCGATCTCCGATGACGGTATCGGAATCACCGAACCCGGCAGGCGCAGCGGCCTCGACAACATGCACCGTCGCGCCGAACACTGCGGCGGGGTCTGCGCCGTGACCGCGGGGCCGGCCGGGGGCACCACGGTGACGTGGACGGTGCCCCTGCACTGA
- a CDS encoding acyl-ACP desaturase: MNGGLTDRELLYELEGVAEQEVDRHLATAKEWHPHDYVPWDDGRNFEMLGGVDWDPEQSQLSDTAKAAMVTNLLTEDNLPSYHREIAEHFSRDGAWGTWVGRWTAEEAKHSIVMRDYLVVTRGVDPVALENARMAHMTQGFDPGPSSMLDSVSYVTFQELATRVSHRNTGKACGDPIADRMLARVAADENLHMMFYRNIVQAALDVAPDQAIASIHKVLTNFQMPGAGMDNFRRNAVLIAKGGIYDLRQHIEDVVNPVLRKWKLFERNDFGPTGEKYREEIATFLDDLGVKAKKFEESRDRALAREARRAERASS; this comes from the coding sequence GTGAACGGTGGACTCACCGACCGGGAACTGCTGTACGAACTCGAGGGAGTGGCCGAGCAGGAGGTCGACCGGCATCTGGCGACCGCCAAGGAGTGGCACCCCCACGACTACGTCCCGTGGGACGACGGACGGAATTTCGAGATGCTCGGCGGGGTCGACTGGGACCCGGAACAGTCCCAGCTGTCCGACACCGCGAAGGCCGCGATGGTGACGAATCTGCTCACCGAGGACAATCTGCCGTCGTACCACCGCGAGATCGCCGAGCACTTCTCCCGGGACGGCGCCTGGGGGACGTGGGTGGGCCGGTGGACGGCCGAGGAGGCCAAGCACTCGATCGTGATGCGGGACTATCTGGTCGTGACGCGAGGTGTCGACCCGGTGGCGCTCGAGAACGCCCGGATGGCCCACATGACACAGGGTTTCGACCCCGGGCCGTCGAGCATGCTCGATTCGGTGTCGTACGTGACGTTCCAGGAGCTGGCGACCCGGGTGTCGCACCGCAATACCGGGAAGGCCTGTGGGGATCCGATCGCCGATCGCATGCTCGCCCGAGTCGCGGCCGACGAGAACCTGCACATGATGTTCTATCGGAATATCGTGCAGGCTGCCCTGGACGTCGCACCGGACCAGGCCATCGCCTCGATCCACAAGGTTCTCACCAACTTCCAGATGCCCGGCGCGGGAATGGACAACTTCCGCCGGAACGCCGTCCTCATCGCCAAGGGCGGGATCTACGATCTGCGCCAGCACATCGAGGACGTCGTCAATCCCGTCCTGCGCAAATGGAAGCTGTTCGAGCGCAATGATTTCGGCCCGACCGGCGAGAAGTACCGGGAGGAGATCGCCACCTTCCTGGACGACCTCGGCGTCAAGGCGAAGAAGTTCGAGGAGTCCCGTGACCGCGCCCTGGCACGGGAGGCGCGCCGAGCCGAGCGGGCCTCGTCGTGA
- a CDS encoding alpha/beta fold hydrolase, whose protein sequence is MRNWTHHYARINGLDVHYVEEGEGPLVVLLHGFPHTWFSWRHQISALAEAGYRVVAPDLRGMGQTTVPDDVEEYRADRIVADICGLLDHLGEERAVFSGLDFGLFAAYDVAFEHPERVHGLIGLQNPFYAVYDRLPSEVERERGREHFNHMSYYLDDPAGAQADLEAHPREILAKIFHILSEKADFTQVWAHPPGTSYRRALPAPPELPWPWLTEWELEAYVGDYSRSGFRGGVNWYLAADANWEYRRRRAQTRTTVPFYFLGSEADVDLAHWHGESPTESLREHHADVRAVRTVATGGHMIAMENPGEVNRVFVDFLADLCSARPISETSISARPNSGAPAPESRAEESRSAGSPTR, encoded by the coding sequence ATGCGGAACTGGACGCACCACTACGCCCGGATCAACGGCCTGGACGTGCATTACGTGGAGGAGGGCGAGGGGCCACTCGTCGTTCTCCTCCACGGATTCCCGCACACCTGGTTCAGCTGGCGCCATCAGATCAGTGCGCTCGCGGAGGCCGGCTACCGGGTGGTCGCGCCGGACCTGCGCGGAATGGGACAGACCACGGTGCCCGACGACGTCGAGGAGTACCGGGCCGATCGCATCGTCGCCGACATCTGTGGCCTGCTCGATCACCTGGGCGAGGAGCGGGCGGTGTTCTCGGGCCTGGACTTCGGGCTGTTCGCCGCGTACGACGTGGCGTTCGAACATCCGGAGCGGGTCCACGGGCTGATCGGGCTGCAGAACCCCTTCTACGCGGTGTACGACCGGCTGCCGTCCGAGGTGGAGCGCGAACGCGGACGCGAGCACTTCAACCACATGTCCTACTACCTCGACGACCCCGCGGGCGCGCAGGCGGATCTCGAGGCACACCCCCGCGAGATCCTCGCCAAGATCTTCCACATCCTGTCCGAGAAAGCCGACTTCACCCAGGTCTGGGCGCACCCGCCGGGCACCTCGTACCGCCGCGCGCTTCCCGCGCCGCCGGAGCTGCCCTGGCCGTGGCTGACCGAGTGGGAACTCGAGGCGTATGTCGGCGACTACTCCCGCAGCGGGTTCCGTGGCGGCGTCAACTGGTACCTCGCCGCCGACGCCAACTGGGAGTACCGGCGCCGACGTGCACAGACCCGAACGACCGTGCCGTTCTACTTCCTCGGCTCCGAAGCGGACGTCGATCTGGCCCACTGGCACGGGGAGAGCCCGACCGAGAGCCTGCGCGAACACCATGCGGACGTGCGTGCGGTCCGCACCGTCGCCACCGGCGGCCACATGATCGCCATGGAGAATCCCGGCGAGGTCAACCGCGTGTTCGTGGACTTCCTCGCGGACCTCTGCTCCGCGAGGCCGATAAGCGAGACCTCGATCAGCGCGAGGCCGAACAGCGGGGCTCCCGCTCCGGAAAGCCGAGCGGAGGAGTCCCGGTCGGCGGGCTCCCCGACCCGATGA
- a CDS encoding universal stress protein, translated as MTASKPIVVAVDGSESSSTAVVWAAHAAAAWGLPLKIVTVVHVPAFYYSEPYLADSFRQELEATAKARLASAAVLAQQSVDRPIEVVTERHEGKVSRALIELSEQSHFVAVGPRGHGEFTGLLVGSVTSSLASHSACPVAVVRGRTLDGAPPTEGPIVVGVDGSEHSTAAVEVAFAQAAAVGAPLVAVNVWSDVSVQPSLGATPEDPLWSSIQSGEEAVLAESLAGFQDRYPDVVVEKVVARDRPVRVLSDYAERAQLIVVGSRGRGGFKGMLLGSTSNALLHTADCPVLIVRGA; from the coding sequence ATGACCGCATCGAAACCGATCGTCGTCGCCGTCGACGGATCGGAGTCCTCGTCGACCGCCGTCGTGTGGGCCGCCCACGCCGCGGCCGCATGGGGGTTGCCGCTGAAGATCGTGACGGTCGTGCACGTCCCCGCCTTCTACTACTCCGAGCCGTACCTGGCCGACAGCTTCCGACAGGAACTCGAGGCCACCGCGAAGGCTCGTCTGGCCAGCGCCGCGGTGCTGGCACAGCAGTCGGTGGACCGTCCGATCGAGGTCGTCACCGAGCGTCACGAGGGCAAGGTGTCGCGGGCCCTGATCGAACTCTCCGAGCAGTCGCACTTCGTCGCGGTCGGGCCCCGCGGACACGGCGAGTTCACCGGCCTGCTGGTCGGTTCGGTGACGTCCTCGCTCGCATCGCACTCCGCATGCCCGGTCGCGGTCGTCCGGGGCCGCACCCTCGACGGGGCACCGCCCACGGAGGGGCCGATCGTCGTCGGCGTGGACGGGTCCGAGCACAGCACGGCCGCGGTGGAGGTGGCGTTCGCGCAGGCCGCCGCCGTCGGTGCCCCGCTCGTCGCCGTGAACGTGTGGAGCGACGTCAGCGTCCAACCCTCGCTGGGTGCGACACCGGAGGACCCGCTGTGGAGCAGCATCCAGAGCGGGGAGGAGGCCGTGCTGGCCGAGTCGCTCGCCGGTTTCCAGGACAGGTACCCCGACGTCGTGGTGGAGAAGGTGGTGGCGAGGGATCGTCCGGTGCGCGTGCTCAGCGACTACGCCGAACGTGCCCAGCTGATCGTCGTCGGTAGTCGCGGCCGGGGCGGATTCAAGGGAATGCTGCTCGGCTCGACCAGCAATGCCCTGTTGCACACCGCCGACTGCCCCGTTCTCATCGTGCGGGGAGCCTGA
- a CDS encoding glutaminase — MAFRSPVPDYLDEIVESLADDTNGAVADYIPELAQADPDRFAVALTTVDGRTYSAGDDDVEFSIQSISKPFAYAAALTDLGLDRVLDKVGVEPSGEAFNELSLEGESHRPMNPMINAGAITTHHLVGGPDCDPDERVQRVVRVFSALAGRELRIDDAVCRSELETADRNLALAHMLRSHGILAGDAAQVVRGYTEQCSILVTVRDLAVMGATLAKGGVQPVTGDAVVEPWVARQVLGVMTACGMYNGAGEWLTAVGIPAKSGVAGGILGALPAQVGIGVFSPRLDRNGNSVRGLRTCRRLSADMGLHLMEAEALGAGALRSVHPGTLPDVGEVLVYELQGIIQFRGAETVLRELEGASESGQPVVFDLARVPGLNDVGRRMILEAMRRLLLADRRVFLVDPDGVLPDPDVGDGRRPEIVPSASSTDRSH, encoded by the coding sequence GTGGCATTCCGCTCTCCCGTCCCGGACTACCTGGACGAGATCGTCGAATCGCTCGCCGACGACACGAACGGCGCGGTCGCGGACTACATACCCGAGCTGGCGCAGGCCGATCCGGATCGCTTTGCGGTGGCGCTCACCACCGTCGACGGCCGGACGTATTCGGCGGGTGACGACGACGTCGAATTCTCCATCCAGTCCATCTCGAAGCCGTTCGCCTACGCGGCGGCACTGACCGATCTCGGCCTCGACCGCGTCCTCGACAAGGTCGGAGTGGAGCCCTCCGGGGAGGCGTTCAACGAGCTGTCCCTCGAAGGTGAGTCGCATCGTCCGATGAACCCGATGATCAATGCCGGGGCGATCACCACGCATCATCTGGTCGGTGGCCCCGACTGCGATCCGGACGAGCGGGTGCAGCGCGTCGTGCGCGTGTTCTCGGCGCTGGCCGGGCGGGAACTGCGGATCGACGACGCGGTGTGCCGGTCCGAACTCGAGACGGCCGACCGAAATCTGGCCCTCGCCCACATGCTGAGGAGCCACGGCATCCTCGCGGGCGACGCGGCGCAGGTCGTCCGCGGCTACACCGAGCAGTGCTCGATCCTGGTCACGGTGCGTGATCTGGCGGTCATGGGTGCCACGCTCGCGAAAGGGGGAGTGCAGCCGGTGACCGGCGACGCCGTCGTCGAGCCGTGGGTGGCCCGGCAGGTACTCGGCGTGATGACGGCCTGCGGTATGTACAACGGCGCGGGTGAGTGGCTCACCGCGGTGGGCATTCCGGCCAAGAGCGGTGTGGCAGGTGGGATCCTCGGTGCACTTCCGGCTCAGGTCGGAATCGGCGTCTTCTCGCCCCGGCTGGACCGCAACGGAAACAGTGTGCGAGGACTGCGCACGTGCCGGCGACTGTCCGCCGACATGGGCCTGCACCTGATGGAAGCCGAGGCACTCGGAGCGGGTGCCCTGCGCTCGGTGCATCCCGGTACCCTCCCGGATGTCGGCGAGGTACTCGTCTACGAGTTGCAGGGAATCATCCAGTTCCGCGGTGCCGAAACCGTTCTGCGCGAGCTCGAGGGCGCGTCGGAGAGTGGGCAGCCGGTGGTCTTCGACCTCGCCAGGGTGCCGGGGCTCAACGATGTCGGCCGCCGCATGATTCTCGAGGCGATGCGCCGCCTCCTGCTCGCCGATCGGCGGGTGTTCCTCGTGGACCCGGACGGGGTACTTCCCGACCCGGATGTCGGCGACGGGCGGCGTCCGGAGATTGTCCCCTCCGCCTCCTCGACCGACAGGAGCCATTAG
- a CDS encoding nitroreductase family protein, whose amino-acid sequence MTVGWTYSDTDVIAGVVAAAPSIYDSQPWDVRLDGDRVEVRERTSVECSPRADLLISCGAAITNLEVGIRVLGRRTRTDLLPDPADPELLAVVEAVGSAAPANTDLRQFSAISRRRSHRESFAGIEVPEDTVSDIVAAAHRGAGDGGAADGVFIRVVGGDESAALAETLTYSAQLVRHDRQRQREVFPWTSHWSPRGGYETIDPTHSVITRGIPDPDMLAAAIESETVLVFSARSDTAQDLVRTGMAVERAWLTAVDARLCASVLTHPLRVDDAAHRLARRLGLAGEPQLLMRIGYRGTGNGASL is encoded by the coding sequence ATGACCGTCGGCTGGACGTACAGCGACACCGACGTCATCGCCGGCGTCGTCGCCGCGGCACCCTCGATCTACGACAGCCAGCCGTGGGACGTGCGCCTGGACGGCGACCGGGTCGAGGTGCGCGAACGGACGTCGGTGGAATGCTCTCCGCGGGCGGACCTGCTCATTTCGTGCGGCGCCGCGATCACCAATCTCGAGGTGGGCATCCGGGTGTTGGGGCGGCGCACCCGCACCGACCTGTTGCCGGACCCCGCCGATCCCGAACTTCTGGCCGTCGTCGAGGCCGTCGGCTCCGCGGCACCGGCGAACACCGATCTGCGGCAGTTCTCGGCGATCTCCCGTCGCAGAAGCCACCGCGAGTCCTTCGCCGGCATCGAAGTTCCCGAGGACACGGTCTCCGACATCGTCGCGGCCGCCCACCGCGGAGCCGGCGACGGCGGGGCCGCGGACGGAGTGTTCATCCGTGTCGTCGGCGGTGACGAGTCCGCCGCACTCGCCGAAACACTCACCTACTCTGCGCAACTCGTCCGGCACGACCGGCAGCGCCAGCGTGAGGTCTTTCCCTGGACGTCCCATTGGAGCCCGCGGGGCGGATACGAGACGATCGACCCCACGCACTCGGTGATCACCCGCGGCATCCCGGACCCGGACATGCTGGCCGCGGCGATCGAGAGCGAGACCGTCCTCGTCTTCAGCGCACGTTCGGACACCGCGCAGGATCTGGTCCGCACCGGCATGGCCGTCGAGCGAGCCTGGCTCACCGCCGTGGACGCCCGGCTGTGTGCCTCGGTGCTCACCCACCCACTGCGCGTCGACGACGCGGCTCACCGGCTCGCCCGCAGGCTCGGACTGGCCGGCGAGCCACAACTGTTGATGCGCATCGGATACCGAGGAACAGGAAACGGAGCGTCATTGTGA
- a CDS encoding Tat pathway signal protein has product MNRRILGRLAAGLTAAVAATMLFSGAAAAEPVTPELDADAAITKLLEAAEGDAEATAAVERLALSPKDTAAVDIALPGQIFQVPAYSDTGQGGPVLGQLYGAGIATNVNDEFRFGFFGGPGTIANEQPEGVGLHVVYYSLATGASGIVPLNENGKVVPTVLSSAPVEGLGDGLVVAAVYGNLLHANGPHDPILSTVWWPSLGAVLS; this is encoded by the coding sequence ATGAACCGACGGATCCTCGGCCGCCTCGCTGCCGGCCTGACCGCCGCCGTGGCTGCGACGATGCTGTTCTCCGGTGCCGCCGCTGCCGAGCCGGTCACGCCCGAGCTGGACGCCGACGCCGCCATCACCAAGCTCCTCGAGGCTGCCGAGGGCGATGCCGAGGCCACCGCGGCCGTCGAGCGCCTCGCCCTGTCGCCGAAGGACACCGCGGCTGTCGACATCGCGCTGCCCGGCCAGATCTTCCAGGTCCCCGCCTACTCCGACACCGGGCAGGGCGGACCGGTTCTCGGGCAGCTCTACGGCGCCGGAATCGCCACCAACGTCAACGACGAGTTCCGGTTCGGCTTCTTCGGTGGTCCCGGCACCATCGCGAACGAGCAGCCCGAGGGTGTGGGCCTGCACGTGGTCTACTACAGCCTGGCCACCGGCGCCAGCGGCATCGTGCCGCTGAACGAGAACGGCAAGGTCGTCCCGACGGTCCTCTCCTCGGCTCCGGTCGAGGGCCTCGGCGACGGACTCGTGGTGGCCGCCGTCTACGGAAACCTGCTGCACGCCAACGGACCGCACGACCCGATCCTCAGCACCGTCTGGTGGCCGAGCCTGGGCGCCGTGCTCTCCTGA
- a CDS encoding thymidylate synthase, translating to MPTLHTPYEDLLRLVLETGTPKSDRTGTGTRSLFGHQMRFDLSEGFPLVTTKKVHLKSIVYELLWFLRGDSNVTWLRDHGVTIWDEWADAAGELGPVYGVQWRSWPTPSGEHVDQITQVIETLKSDPDSRRMIVSAWNVADIPQMALAPCHAFFQFYAADGKLSCQLYQRSADLFLGVPFNIASYALLTHMVAEQAGLEVGDFVWTGGDCHIYDNHVDQVREQLTREPYPYPTLKLAPRDSIFDHTFEDVEILDYRHHPAIKAPVAV from the coding sequence GTGCCGACTCTCCACACTCCGTACGAAGACCTGCTGCGCCTCGTGCTCGAGACGGGCACCCCGAAGTCCGATCGCACCGGAACGGGCACCCGCAGTCTCTTCGGCCACCAGATGCGGTTCGACCTGTCCGAAGGGTTCCCGCTGGTCACCACGAAGAAGGTGCACCTGAAGTCGATCGTGTACGAGTTGCTGTGGTTCCTGCGCGGCGACTCCAACGTCACATGGCTGCGGGATCACGGCGTCACGATCTGGGACGAGTGGGCGGACGCCGCCGGGGAGCTCGGCCCCGTGTACGGCGTCCAGTGGCGCAGTTGGCCCACGCCGTCCGGTGAGCACGTCGACCAGATCACCCAGGTGATCGAGACGCTGAAGTCCGACCCGGATTCGCGCCGGATGATCGTCTCGGCATGGAACGTCGCGGACATCCCGCAGATGGCCCTCGCCCCGTGCCACGCGTTCTTCCAGTTCTACGCCGCGGACGGCAAGCTCTCCTGCCAGCTGTACCAGCGCAGCGCGGACCTGTTCCTCGGAGTCCCGTTCAACATCGCCAGCTATGCGCTGCTCACCCACATGGTGGCGGAGCAGGCCGGGCTCGAGGTCGGTGACTTCGTCTGGACGGGCGGCGACTGCCACATCTACGACAACCACGTGGACCAGGTGCGCGAGCAGCTCACCCGGGAGCCGTACCCGTACCCGACACTGAAGCTCGCGCCGCGGGACTCGATCTTCGACCACACCTTCGAAGACGTGGAGATCCTCGACTACCGCCACCACCCGGCGATCAAGGCGCCGGTGGCGGTGTGA
- a CDS encoding response regulator transcription factor translates to MGTRVFLVDDHEIVRRGLADLLGSAPDFEVVGEAASVGEALVRVPQEQVDVAVLDVRLPDGNGVELCRDLRAACPELRCLMLTSYSDDEALLNAIMAGASGFVLKQILGTDLISAVRTVGEGGSLLDSRTTAALMNRIRSERTTDPLAELSDQERAVFDLIGEGMTNREIAERLFLAEKTIKNYVSRLLAKLGMQRRTQAAVLAADLRNQRH, encoded by the coding sequence ATGGGCACGCGTGTGTTCTTGGTGGACGATCACGAGATCGTGCGGCGCGGGCTCGCCGACCTGCTGGGCAGTGCCCCCGACTTCGAGGTCGTGGGGGAGGCCGCCTCGGTGGGTGAGGCGCTCGTCCGGGTGCCGCAGGAGCAGGTCGACGTGGCCGTCCTCGACGTGCGTCTCCCCGACGGCAACGGGGTGGAGCTGTGTCGTGACCTGCGCGCGGCGTGCCCGGAGTTGCGCTGTCTCATGCTCACCTCGTACTCCGACGACGAGGCGCTGTTGAACGCGATCATGGCAGGAGCGTCCGGGTTCGTCCTCAAGCAGATCCTCGGCACCGACCTGATCTCCGCCGTGCGCACCGTCGGCGAGGGCGGATCCTTGCTGGACAGCAGGACCACCGCGGCGTTGATGAACCGTATCCGCTCGGAGCGGACGACCGACCCCCTCGCGGAACTGTCCGACCAGGAGCGGGCCGTGTTCGATCTGATCGGTGAGGGTATGACGAACCGGGAGATCGCCGAGCGACTGTTCCTCGCGGAGAAGACGATCAAGAACTACGTGTCCCGGCTGCTGGCGAAGCTCGGGATGCAGCGCCGCACCCAGGCCGCCGTGCTCGCCGCGGATCTGCGCAACCAGCGGCACTGA